Proteins encoded in a region of the Tachyglossus aculeatus isolate mTacAcu1 chromosome 11, mTacAcu1.pri, whole genome shotgun sequence genome:
- the OGFOD1 gene encoding prolyl 3-hydroxylase OGFOD1 isoform X2 produces MWLSDIAKVDLEPTVDLSCAKYEYTDALLCHDDELEGRRIAFILYLVPPWDESLGGTLDLYNTDEHFQPQQIVKSLVPSWNTLAFFEVSPVSYHQVSEVLSEGKCRLSVSGWFHGPSLARPARYFEPLLPRTPHIPRDHEILYDWISPAYLDISFQAQIQEEFEERSEILLKSFFKAEKFEKVCEALEKGDLEWISQGPPNKRFYEKAEEGRLPDILRECMELFRSEALFLLLSNFTGLKLHFLAPSDEEEDEEKEIIGTSNVEAGPGHSSFKPESRESSPRSSSDTTQNKAESESEDEEPKNRSSVPTCKGELRFWKNGHYTLVHDIKNTEFALDLLLYCGCEGWEAEYGGFTSYIAKGEDEELLTVNPENNSLALVFRDKETLKFVKYINHRSLERKNTNQSRAGFWDFSFVYYE; encoded by the exons ATGTGGCTTTCTGACATTGCTAAAGTGGACTTGGAACCAACCGTTGACCTGTCCTGTGCTAAATATGAATATACAG ATGCCTTGCTGTGTCACGACGATGAGCTGGAAGGACGACGAATCGCCTTCATTCTTTACCTGGTTCCTCCGTGGGACGAGAGCCTAGGCGGCACCTTGGACTTGTATAATACAGATG AACATTTTCAGCCTCAGCAGATTGTCAAGTCTCTTGTCCCTTCGTGGAACACGCTGGCTTTCTTTGAAGTGTCTCCAGTATCTTACCATCAG GTTTCTGAAGTTTTGTCAGAAGGCAAGTGCCGTTTGTCTGTAAGCGGCTGGTTTCATGGTCCTTCACTGGCGAGGCCTGCTCGCTACTTTGAGCCCCTCTTACCTCGGACACCTCACATCCCTCGAGAT CATGAGATTTTATATGACTGGATCAGCCCTGCGTATCTGGACATTAGTTTCCAGGCTCAGATTcaagaggagtttgaggagcgaTCAGAAATCCTCCTGAAAAGTTTTTTCAAG GCTGAGAAATTTGAAAAGGTATGTGAAGCTTTGGAGAAAGGAGACTTGGAATGGATCAGCCAAGGTCCCCCGAACAAAAG ATTTTATGAGAAAGCTGAAGAAGGGAGGCTTCCAGACATCTTAAGGGAGTGTATGGAGTTATTTCGctctgaagcactgttcttgctGCTCTCCAACTTCACGGGCCTGAAACTTCATTTCCTGGCCCCttcagatgaggaggaggatgaagaaaaagaaatcatCGGCACAAGCAACGTCGAAGCTGGTCCCGGACACAGCTCCTTTAAACCAGAGTCCAGAGAAAGCAGTCCAAGATCCAGTAGCGACACAACCCAAAACAAGGCTGAATCAGAATCAGAAGACGAAGAACCAAAGAATA GATCCAGCGTTCCTACATGCAAGGGTGAGTTGAGGTTCTGGAAAAACGGCCACTACACCTTAGTCCACGACATCAAAAATACCGAGTTTGCTCTGGACCTGCTGCTTTACTGTGGCTGTGAAG GTTGGGAAGCAGAATACGGTGGTTTCACCTCCTACATTGCAAAAGGTGAAGATGAAGAG TTGCTCACAGTGAATCCAGAAAACAATTCTTTGGCTTTGGTTTTCAGAGATAAAGAGACTTTGAAATTTGTCAAGTACATTAACCACCGAAGCTTGGAGCGAAAGAATACTAACCAGAGCAGAGCAGGGTTCTGGGATTTTTCTTTTGTGTACTACGAATAA